The window TCTTCACTTGTTATACGTATATTTGTGCAGACTGATATACTATTGCTTTGCTTCTTTGAAATTTGTACGTACATCAGGTGTTTTTAATAGAGAATATTACTTTGTCTCTTTCATTTTTTGGTTTGACTAGCTTTCTTTCTTTCAGCTTTCTTTGTCGCcacattttcaaaattcagTACCATAATTTTTCCTGGATCACTTTTTTCCTTCTCTCAACTTTCTGGACCACCCTTTTCCCATAATTGATAAACCAAGTGTGATTTTTGattaattcattaattaattaaattaaacaaaattatagaTGTGTAGCCCAATCCTATAATAATCCACGCTTAATggttttttcttccttttcttctaattatattttgaaattaacataattaagtttttaacttcttttTCATGGTTCCacttaaatgttttgttttgaattacTGACGCTATAACCTTATATTATGTGACAATGAATTTAGaccgtgtatatatataggaagtCGAAAGAAGACACGAAAGATAAAGAATTCTCACAGTTTTGGGAAACGATTCTTGTCACGTACTGTTATATATCTTCTTCGCATCGGTTTCTACTTTGGtctaactaaaacaaaaaaaaaaaattgcaaagaattataattaaaaagtaaGTTTGTTATCGTTTCTTTTGTAAGCAACCATTACGTACGTTGTTAACTTGTTATCCTATGAAAACACTAATAATTGAATCTACTAAAACATATACTCACTAATAACTTGccctaaacacacaaaaaaaacaaacatatatagaatggtgaaactggaaaacaagaaagtaataataataacaaggACTTATAATCAAAAGTAAGAAGTTTAAACGTTGCTTTCCACAGTATATTTagcttgttttattttctttcataaACAAAAGTAGTTTGTTATCTatgaaaacattaataattGAGTCTACTAAAACATATATACGCACTAATAATTTGCCCTAAAAGCACCTAAAACAAGCAGAGATACAACGTTCGAAACTGGAAATGAATGAAGGGTAGCGAgacaaagagagaaagagatagtGGGTGTACTTCTTCTTATACGCATCATCCTCCTCTTTAAATATCTTCATCACTTCGTGTTCTTCATATATAATTTACCTTTGTTAAGGAAACAACAATAAGcgaacctctctctctctaaactcTCTTTATACACAAAACTGTGGAGTCTGCATGATGGTGGTGCTAATAAGAAACGCAGCGGCAGCTTTCAGATGATAATTGATCGCTTATCAATTCAGCGACAGTTCCAACTCATTTCGGCGACTCCACTAACCGTAACAGCGACACTTTTTGATCTCATCACCTTCATCGTAACGTCCTATTTCTTGTCGCTGCGATCGTCCACAGAATAGGGCCATGATACGGGTCATTCATTTAGCTCTTGTTTTACTCATAGCGACAACTGCCCAGTCACATAATTATATCCTGGTAACGtttaatttagggtttaaaagtTACACATATATTTggctgatatatatatatatatatatatatatatatctttagattatactaatatgttattttcttttaaggCTTCCGATGGAGACACCGTAGAATGCGTCGACCGGAATAAGCAACTGGCTTTTAAAAACTATCTGTTACGAAACCACAAAATCCaggtatttgagaaaaaaaaatatagttttcatttatgttttgatTCGATAGCAATTATCTTTAATTCATTTGTTGatccaatatttttttattgtaaacaAAATACAGGAAACACCATCAGATTATCCTATTATGAAGAAGGTGCAAAAGAAAAGCATCTTGCCAACTTCTGAAGCGCAAATTAGCACCGCAAAGTGTGAGATCGGAACAGTGCCGATACGACAAAAAGGGGCTATTTCGAATCATCAGAGAACCCCAAAAACTAGCACCAATTCTACGTTTACTCCCCAACACGAGGTATTTCGAATCATCAGAGAACCCCAAAAACCTACATTATCTCTTACATATTTGCAATAAATATTTAGATGACACGATTCCCTTATATCTTTGGTAACTTGTAAGCATAGTAAGACTACGGTTTTGTGGGGTTGTCttaaattttactatttacAACGGAAGGAAGATTATGAATTACacatttttaatagatttaaaAGTTTTTTGGAAATGATCGATATTCTTTGAATCAGGCACATGAATGAATACCATGGCCCATTTCCCTTTTTGTAAAAACTTACATGTATAAAAGACCCAAATGTTTATAGAAATACACGTAAGAGTGGTCCTACGTTTTTTATTTGTGGCCAAGTTTTATTTGTGGTAAAAGTTGACAGCTAAAGGATTCTTAAGGCCAAGTTCTTACAAAATAAGCTCAATTAAGccaaaatttcataaaaaagaacttcaattttatttttaattttgtatacgaaaattataaaagttataataaaaacCATGGTAAAAAGTCTCAATGttcatctttctttcttataaagcatatatatatatatatgataaaaggCTCAATTTGTTCATCTAATATTTCATATTATTGTTGGGCCGGCTCTGTGTCTTTTCTTTTGTATAGACTGATTAGAGAACTAATGTTTAATCTACAAATAGCATTTTGCCTATTAAATGGATTAGTAGTATATGTTAGAGATTAACGGTATTAaggtatatatttaatttgatgATAGTATGCGGAAGCATCTGTGTATGCCCCGCCGAAGCTATACGGTACCAGAGCAACCATGAACTTATGGAACCCATTGGTCGAAGATAGTGCAGCTGAATTGAGCATATCCCAAATATGGCTTTCCTCCGTGGATGACACACATGATCTAAATACCATAGAAGTTGGGTGGCaggtatattaatttatgtaattttgtttaaagggctttaatttatgtaattgaCTTAACATTTACTTTACTCTGATCacttagttatatatatatatgtgtgtgtgtgtgtgtgttactTCAATAATCTTGTTGTAACTATTTAACCATTTAGGTATGTCCGGGGCTATACAACGACAGCAAAACAAGATTTTTCATCTACTGGACGGTACgtctgttttttttatcaactttgTCTTTTATAcccttttatatattattataactaTAAATTTATCATAGTAATTCTTAATATCAAGTTAATTAACCCATTGTGGTAATACTACAcgtaatagttttttttttgttgtaaataAGTACACGTAATAGTTTAAGTTAACGTAATTAAAAGACTAGCCGAATCTGTGTTAAATCCAGTCAATGTGTTCCTTCTGAAAATCTAGTCTTTTAAATATTCGTTAGTGCAaccttttaccaaaaaataataataatattaataatacttTGTATGACTCGACCACTATTACAATATTGTTTCAGAAGGAATTTCAAAACTCGCTTAAATCTGATTTTGTTCGacagttttttgttgttgttcataAGTTACTTCTTAGTTCTTACAGCTACTTAAACAAAGAGGAATCATATATTTAccagatatttttaaaattaatttaaaattatgcgTCAAAAACATCTAAAGTATATTACAATTAAAAAACGAAATATACTTttaatcaagtaattataaatatttctaaatatatatatatatatatatatatatatatatatatttgttctcTTCAGTTTGGGTTGAACTACATTACTTCATGAATTGGGCctctattttttttcataactgCTCAAACATACATGTATTGGACATaactttataataataataaaaattatttttaaaaaaaatacgtTCTGAAGAGTACTATTTTTTAACGTATCTATAATTTTAATCAAGGGATTAGACAAAAATCTaaaatgaattagaatagcTCATTACCAAAAACCCGTGCAAAGAACATGGATCCATAATGTTTTAGTATactgtatatattataaatattatccATATTAATCTCTTAAAGAAAACATTATTATGTGGTATATCTGAAGGTGACTAGATTAGCTTAGCGGATGAAATGTTTGTAAGAACTATAAATACAGTATTATTAgtacttatatatatacatactaaTCTATGCCAGACTTTTTtaccatatataataaaacaaactaTACCATTGGAAAATCATATTAGTTAAACGACAGTAAAGTAAATACAAACTATTCCTTTTTCTGAAGTAGACAAACGATTAGTGTATTAGAAAAGCTTACTTGTAGTAATTTGCTTTCTTCAAATAAATCTGAGTAAACTATAAACTCTTGATTTAAGttaccaaataaataaaataaagtttgacgacaaaaaagaagaagataaaataaAGTTTCTTGGTTATTATTCGTTACACCGTTTATGATTATGAAAGTCATTCAACAGAAGTAACCTCTTCAAATATAGCGTATCAAAAATTTATCATACTCCTATCAATCCAAACGAATTGATAGCAataccataatttttttttttagagtgACGGATACAATATAACCGGTGGCTACAACCTTGAAGAACCTGGATTTATTCAGATTAGTAACAATATTGTCTTGGGAGGCTCAATTACGCCGATATCTAGCTTTGGAGGAAGCCAATACGAGATGACAATTCTCGTTTGGAAGGTTGGTCGTCtgtaattacttttttttaacagacctaattatttttcatattgtttgtctaatatattattgtttttcaATTGATGTACATAAAAAATTGTAGGACCGGAAAAGCGGAAACTGGTGGTTAAGTGTTGGGAGTAACAACACAATAATAGGATATTGGCCACGGGAGATTTTCACTTCCTTAGCAGATCATGCGGTTGCGGTGGACTGGGGAGGTGAGATTGTAAATTCTCGGAGGTTTGGTCGACACACGAAGACCGAGATGGGCTCGGGACATTCTCCCGAGGAAGGTTTCGGGAAAGCGAGTTATTTCCGAAACATAGAGACTGTAGACTGCAACAACACCTTCCAGTCTAGCCAGGTGATACATCCGCACGCTGAAATCACGAACTATAAAATCAGTGTTTTTCGTACCGATGATTGGGGCACCTCGTTCTTTTACGGAGGATCAGGATCTAGCCATACGCATTCAGGAGTTGCTCCACTAAGTTTAAGTTTTTCTcttatttatcttattttcagtttatttttcattatcaTTTAGTTTATTTCGTATTTTAATATGTTCGATTAAGCCTTTTGTGTAGACTTTGTTTATCGTGgacattttataataaaaatcttaTGTAGCTTTGCAAACTGACCATTCGAATTATATATATGACCAAAATTTTGTTGTCCAGTGTGATCggttaatgattttatattgtGTAAAAGAAGAATTTTTTATGTTCAGTTGAATGAATGCGCGGCGTATATTAAGTTTGGTGGGGTGAACCTGTTCTTGTTATATGTAAAAGAAGATTATTGACTCAGTTAGTAATTCttcttttgtctttttgtaGTCAAGCTAATTCGTCTATAGcgtatttcaaaatattattcac of the Brassica rapa cultivar Chiifu-401-42 chromosome A03, CAAS_Brap_v3.01, whole genome shotgun sequence genome contains:
- the LOC103858032 gene encoding uncharacterized protein LOC103858032 isoform X2 encodes the protein MIRVIHLALVLLIATTAQSHNYILASDGDTVECVDRNKQLAFKNYLLRNHKIQETPSDYPIMKKVQKKSILPTSEAQISTAKCEIGTVPIRQKGAISNHQRTPKTSTNSTFTPQHEYAEASVYAPPKLYGTRATMNLWNPLVEDSAAELSISQIWLSSVDDTHDLNTIEVGWQVCPGLYNDSKTRFFIYWTEQNMIKK
- the LOC103858032 gene encoding uncharacterized protein LOC103858032 isoform X1, with product MIRVIHLALVLLIATTAQSHNYILASDGDTVECVDRNKQLAFKNYLLRNHKIQETPSDYPIMKKVQKKSILPTSEAQISTAKCEIGTVPIRQKGAISNHQRTPKTSTNSTFTPQHEYAEASVYAPPKLYGTRATMNLWNPLVEDSAAELSISQIWLSSVDDTHDLNTIEVGWQVCPGLYNDSKTRFFIYWTSDGYNITGGYNLEEPGFIQISNNIVLGGSITPISSFGGSQYEMTILVWKDRKSGNWWLSVGSNNTIIGYWPREIFTSLADHAVAVDWGGEIVNSRRFGRHTKTEMGSGHSPEEGFGKASYFRNIETVDCNNTFQSSQVIHPHAEITNYKISVFRTDDWGTSFFYGGSGSSHTHSGVAPLSLSFSLIYLIFSLFFIII